One Triticum dicoccoides isolate Atlit2015 ecotype Zavitan chromosome 5B, WEW_v2.0, whole genome shotgun sequence genomic window carries:
- the LOC119305313 gene encoding uncharacterized protein LOC119305313 codes for MSLPSHLAGFQRSPSCHGLSCSGFGRRGHWIHGKWIPCVLDPAVVRPSTPCSSLPMRLAVLDPELQGSSMTTPKHNRGRLEAQKRRATAAPPPDGRSPAPPLVLVLVCVQARLSVSATAGVTCSSAHGVEKYIPRDTTVLCGILVLDWLGLPMSSTLVRRRDPLGLTVVSHCSSLLFPT; via the exons ATGAGCCTCCCCTCTCATCTGGCCGGATTCCAGCGATCTCCGTCGTGCCATGGCCTGTCTTGTTCCGGATTCGGCCGCCGGGGCCACTGGATCCATGGCAAGTGGATCCCGTGCGTGCTAGATCCGGCTGTGGTGCGCCCCTCCACGCCATGTAGTTCTCTTCCCATGAGGCTCGCCGTTCTTGATCCCGAGCTCCAGGGCTCCTCAATGACAACTCCGAAGCACAACCGTGGCCGCTTGGAGGCACAAAAAAGGAGGGCAACGGCAGCGCCACCGCCGGACGGCCGGAGTCCTGCTCCTCCCCTTGTTCTGGTCCTTGTCTGCGTTCAGGCGCGGCTATCAGTGTCGGCCACTGCGGGCGTCACGTGCAGCTCAGCCCACGGGGTCGAGAAGTACATCCCACGGGACACCACAGTACTGTGTGGAATCCTAGTACTGGACTGGCTTGGTCTTCCAATGAGCTCCACCCTCGTCCGTCGGAGGGATCCTCTG GGACTCACTGTTGTTTCTCATTGCAGCTCACTGTTGTTCCCCACCTGA